A part of Neodiprion pinetum isolate iyNeoPine1 chromosome 4, iyNeoPine1.2, whole genome shotgun sequence genomic DNA contains:
- the LOC138190858 gene encoding uncharacterized protein, which yields MEEEILNIQTPVVFNESVAHYEIHAYKPYASSTLNNSNEIRITVQHQDLYILPSKNSVHIHGRLLKPDVEIGRSKNVGLISLMKGYASLHPGQTWLMENAGWLDVEEKKKSTDAESNFYALIPLRMILGFVKDYRMIVVNAKHESILTRSKTDVNAIMQTQEEEFEITINAVDRLIPYLKLADQKKVDLLNFIQRDPPILMSFRSWELYEYPLLPTISKRVWTLFLNSQSYPDGYLNLYMSRNLYALLYEMYANFQATYDDKNPEPLLTKSEFLRDVPLFVIHCSKLNESSEYRPVDIRLEIEAKANFSAETSAYCLILHDRIVEYNQLSLAQW from the exons atggaggaagaaatcttaaacattcaaacaccagtGGTCTTTaacgaatccgttgcgcattacgagattcacgcttacaaaccttacgcctcgtcaactCTCAATAACAgcaatgaaattcgaatcaccgttcagcatcaggatttatacatattacccagcaaaaattcggtacatatccatggacgactcctaaaacctgatg TTGAGATTGGTAGAAGCAAGAACGTCGGCTTGATAAGTCTCATGAAAggttacgcttccctgcaccctggtcagacttggctgatggagaacgctggatggcttgatgtagaagagaagaaaaaatcaaccgATGCCGAGAGTAATTTTTACGCATTGATACCACTCAGaatgatattgggtttcgtTAAAGACTACCGCATGATCGTTGTCAATGCTAAACATGAAtcaattttgacgagatcaaaaactgacgtcaacgcaatcatgcagactcaagaggaggaatttgaaatcacgatcaatgcagtggatCGGCtgataccgtatttgaaactcgcggatcagaaaaaagttgacctactaaatttcattcagagagatccgcctattttgatgagcttccgcagttgggaattgtatgaatatcccttacttcccacaaTATCGAAAcgcgtttggact ctatttttaaactctcaatcttatccggACGGTTACCTGAACCTTTACATGAGCCGTAATctgtacgcgctcctgtacgagatgtacgcaaacttccaagctacctacgatgacaagaaccccgagccgttgctgacaaagagtgaattccttcgagacgtccccttattcgttatcCACTGTTCGAAACTAAACGAATCTTCGGAGTACCGACCTGTCGATATCCGTCTTGAAATTGAGGCTAAAGCCAACTTTtccgctgaaacatcggcgtactgcttgattcttcacgatcgtattgtcgaatacaaccaGCTCAGCTTAGCTCAGTGGTga
- the LOC138190857 gene encoding uncharacterized protein produces the protein MKSKSGDDVTKAMESVLVLGRVPKNLHVNRGPEFYNSKFKSLTTRYGIKLHSTYSNLEALICEHFNRTLKGYTPNWTTEISPITQVGNTHPVTYKLKDYRYRPIAAGFYEQELLKVEHPDIHLVKKVLKKRGRKIYVD, from the exons atgaagagcaagtctggagatgatgttacgaaggcaatggaatctgtgcttgtttTAGGACGggtgccgaaaaatttacacgtcaaCAGAGGaccggaattttacaactcgaaatttaaATCGCTTACAACAcgttacggaatcaaacttcactccacgtacagtaatttggaGGCATTGATCTGTGAACATTTCAATCGTACGCTAAAAG gttacactcccaattggacgactgaaatatctCCGATAACTCAAGTGggaaatactcatcctgtgacgtacaagctcaaagactaccgataTCGACCCATCGCTgctggtttctacgaacaagagctcctcaaggttgaaCATCCGGATATCCATCTGGTGAaaaaggtgctcaagaagcgtggaagaaaaatatacgttgactga